A portion of the Carya illinoinensis cultivar Pawnee chromosome 11, C.illinoinensisPawnee_v1, whole genome shotgun sequence genome contains these proteins:
- the LOC122282961 gene encoding uncharacterized protein LOC122282961 isoform X1, with protein sequence MDKSWMNLTDRLLSPAYAEGVNTFLTLARNHSRGSDRIRCPCRSCCNNLFLPIFNVETHLFIKGINPNYTQWIFHGEEETRSFNDDDDKYIDDMDHMLDDIQAGTFVDVPRDHSNPLPTGGSIPDAPPSSSTDQLLEDARCPLFSGCTDATSPTVLGANQEQPKRRRGPAKCTEFKKLRKHGKVFLKINDGETAPCCENASMFTTRVKQIVRQHCDMSYTRWTDVPQAQKDKLIDCVRGDFVLDWDLENHRLTVLKQLRKRFNAFHHELHKKYLSYGSHEEALASGSSMVDPAIWVKLCGRWGSDDFKKISRQNRENRKRLTINHTAGRKSFVRILEEKRATNANLVEFYKETRWSKKNGKFVTSATEDTYKEMVGKLDDLEPEQRTDEVAASVFREVLGHRPGYARGLGEMVIPESTRQRDREQEKEYLALIEKHRKDADNYKTQVDEMRDEMRVLRERQNETDKMLKAFFDNFSSFTESLQARGET encoded by the exons atggacaaaagttggatgaactTGACTGATAGACTTCTATCGCCTGCATACGCTGAGGGTGTTAACACTTTCCTCACCCTGGCACGAAACCATTCCCGGGGAAGTGATCGCATTCGGTGTCCATGCCGTTCATGTTGTAATAATCTCTTCTTGCCTATATTTAATGTGGAGACTCACTTGTTCATTaaagggatcaatccaaattatacccaatggatatttcatggggaggaggagacACGGAGTTTCAATGATGACGACGACAAGTATATTGATGACATGGACCatatgttagatgacatccAGGCAGGCACATTCGTTGATGTTCCCCGAGATCATAGCAATCCATTGCCAACTGGTGGATCAATACCAGATGCTCCCCCAAGTTCATCTACCGACCAGCTACTAGAGGATGCCCGATGTCCACTTTTTTCTGGTTGTACAGATGCGACTTCCCCCACGGTGCTTGGAGCAAACCAGGAACAGCCCAAACGTAGACGTGGGCCTGCTAAGTGCACCGAGTTCAAGAAGTTGAGGAAGCATGGAAAAGTGTTTTTGAAGATTAATGACGGCGAAACAGCACCATGTTGTGAGAACGCATCAATGTTCACGACACGTGTAAAGCAAATAGTACGACAACATTGTGACATGAGTTATACGAGATGGACAGATGTGCCGCAAGCACAAAAGGACAAGTTGATTGACTGTGTTCGG GGTGACTTTGTCTTGGATTGGGATCTGGAGAATCATAGATTGACAGTCTTGAAGCAGCTACGTAAGCGGTTCAATGCATTCCATCatgaattacacaaaaaatatttatcatacGGAAGTCATGAAGAAGCATTGGCTTCTGGGAGTAGCATGGTCGACCCTGCCATTTGGGTTAAGTTGTGTGGGAGGTGGGGAAGCGATGACTTCAAG AAAATCTCAAGACAAAATCGGGAGAATAGAAAGAGGCTAACCATTAACCACACAGCAGGCCGCAAATCCTTTGTTAGGATATTGGAGGAGAAG CGGGCTACGAATGCGAATTTGGTGGAGTTCTATAAGGAGACTCGCTGGTCAAAGAAGAACGGTAAATTTGTCACCTCAGCCACTGAAGATACTTAT AAGGAGATGGTTGGCAAGCTGGATGATCTAGAGCCTGAACAACGCACCGATGAGGTAGCAGCGAGTGTATTTAGGGAGGTACTTGGTCATAGACCGGGATACGCAAGGGGATTAGGAGAGATGGTCATCCCAGAGTCGACAAGACAACGGGACCGTGAACAAGAAAAAGAGTACCTTGCCTTAATTGAAAAACACAGGAAAGATGCCGACAATTACAAGACGCAAGTTGATGAAATGAGGGATGAAATGCGAGTACTTCGGGAGAGGCAAAATGAAACTGATAAGATGTTGAAGGCATTCTTCGACAATTTTTCGTCTTTCACTGAGTCTCTTCAGGCTCGTGGAGAGACTTAG
- the LOC122282961 gene encoding uncharacterized protein LOC122282961 isoform X2, producing the protein MDKSWMNLTDRLLSPAYAEGVNTFLTLARNHSRGSDRIRCPCRSCCNNLFLPIFNVETHLFIKGINPNYTQWIFHGEEETRSFNDDDDKYIDDMDHMLDDIQAGTFVDVPRDHSNPLPTGGSIPDAPPSSSTDQLLEDARCPLFSGCTDATSPTVLGANQEQPKRRRGPAKCTEFKKLRKHGKVFLKINDGETAPCCENASMFTTRVKQIVRQHCDMSYTRWTDVPQAQKDKLIDCVRGDFVLDWDLENHRLTVLKQLRKRFNAFHHELHKKYLSYGSHEEALASGSSMVDPAIWVKLCGRWGSDDFKKISRQNRENRKRLTINHTAGRKSFVRILEEKQIFRRIMFLIEDLPIQISHTCSGLRMRIWWSSIRRLAGQRRTVNLSPQPLKILIRRWLASWMI; encoded by the exons atggacaaaagttggatgaactTGACTGATAGACTTCTATCGCCTGCATACGCTGAGGGTGTTAACACTTTCCTCACCCTGGCACGAAACCATTCCCGGGGAAGTGATCGCATTCGGTGTCCATGCCGTTCATGTTGTAATAATCTCTTCTTGCCTATATTTAATGTGGAGACTCACTTGTTCATTaaagggatcaatccaaattatacccaatggatatttcatggggaggaggagacACGGAGTTTCAATGATGACGACGACAAGTATATTGATGACATGGACCatatgttagatgacatccAGGCAGGCACATTCGTTGATGTTCCCCGAGATCATAGCAATCCATTGCCAACTGGTGGATCAATACCAGATGCTCCCCCAAGTTCATCTACCGACCAGCTACTAGAGGATGCCCGATGTCCACTTTTTTCTGGTTGTACAGATGCGACTTCCCCCACGGTGCTTGGAGCAAACCAGGAACAGCCCAAACGTAGACGTGGGCCTGCTAAGTGCACCGAGTTCAAGAAGTTGAGGAAGCATGGAAAAGTGTTTTTGAAGATTAATGACGGCGAAACAGCACCATGTTGTGAGAACGCATCAATGTTCACGACACGTGTAAAGCAAATAGTACGACAACATTGTGACATGAGTTATACGAGATGGACAGATGTGCCGCAAGCACAAAAGGACAAGTTGATTGACTGTGTTCGG GGTGACTTTGTCTTGGATTGGGATCTGGAGAATCATAGATTGACAGTCTTGAAGCAGCTACGTAAGCGGTTCAATGCATTCCATCatgaattacacaaaaaatatttatcatacGGAAGTCATGAAGAAGCATTGGCTTCTGGGAGTAGCATGGTCGACCCTGCCATTTGGGTTAAGTTGTGTGGGAGGTGGGGAAGCGATGACTTCAAG AAAATCTCAAGACAAAATCGGGAGAATAGAAAGAGGCTAACCATTAACCACACAGCAGGCCGCAAATCCTTTGTTAGGATATTGGAGGAGAAG CAAATTTTCCGTAGAATCATGTTTTTGATTGAAGATCTACCTATACAAATTTCACACACTTGTAGCGGGCTACGAATGCGAATTTGGTGGAGTTCTATAAGGAGACTCGCTGGTCAAAGAAGAACGGTAAATTTGTCACCTCAGCCACTGAAGATACTTAT AAGGAGATGGTTGGCAAGCTGGATGATCTAG